The segment GGGCGGGCCGAGATATGGATGTTCCACAGCGCTGCCGCGCCTTCGGCCAGGATCTGCCCCGGCATTGCCTTGGCCACGGCCCCCAGCACGAGGTCGGGCACCATATGGCCCAGCACATGGCGCAGGCTGACCGGTGCCGGACGCTGCGCATTCAGGATATTGGGCGGAGAGGCGACCGTGAACAGTTCCAGCGAGGCCCAGTTGTTGGGAATATCGGGTGCCACCACGCATTTCAGCGCATAGCAGGCATAGGCCTTGGTATAGATCAGCGGCACATTGATGCCCCAGCGGCTTTGGCCGTCAGTGCCGGTGAAATCGACATGCACAAGATCATCGCCAAAGCTGACCGTCGCCGCCAGATTGACCGGCTGGTCATAGCCATCGGTGGCCAGCTCGTTCGACCAGCTTCCCTGCGGCAGCGCGCGGATGCGCTCAAGCATGGCGGTGCGGGTGCGCGAAAAGATGAATTCGCCCAGATCGTCCAGATTGCTCAGGCCGATCTCTTCCATCATGGCGATCAGCCGGCGATGGCCCACGTCATTGCAGGCCGCCAGCGAGAAGAAATCGCCCACCACCTGATTGGGTTCGCGCACATTGCTGCGCAGCAGGCGGATCAGATCCTCGTTCACCGCGCCCCGCTCGGCAAATTTCATGATCGGGATCTGGATGCCCTCTTCATAGACGGATTTCCCGTCGGCACCGAAACCGCGCCCGCCGACATCGACGACATGGGCGGTGCAGGCAAAGAAACCGACCAGCTCATCGCCCTTGAACGAGGGCGAAACCATGGTGATGTCATGCAGATGGCCCGTGCCCTTCCAGGGATCATTGGTGACATAGGTATCGCCCGGATACATGCGGTCGCGTCCGATTTCCGCGATGAAATGCAGCACCGCCTCGGCCATGGTGTTCACATGGCCCGGCGTTCCGGTGACCGCCTGCGCCAGCATCCGCCCCTGCGGGTCAAAGACGCCGGCCGACAGGTCCCCGGCCTCGCGGACCGAGGTCGAAAAGGCCGTGCGCAACAGCGTCATGGCCTGTTCCTCGACGACCGAGATCAGCCGGTTCCACATCACCTGCATGTGGATTTCACGGGTCGCATCCTGAGTTCTGGCGTTCATGCCGCGATC is part of the Paracoccus seriniphilus genome and harbors:
- a CDS encoding hydantoinase B/oxoprolinase family protein, encoding MNARTQDATREIHMQVMWNRLISVVEEQAMTLLRTAFSTSVREAGDLSAGVFDPQGRMLAQAVTGTPGHVNTMAEAVLHFIAEIGRDRMYPGDTYVTNDPWKGTGHLHDITMVSPSFKGDELVGFFACTAHVVDVGGRGFGADGKSVYEEGIQIPIMKFAERGAVNEDLIRLLRSNVREPNQVVGDFFSLAACNDVGHRRLIAMMEEIGLSNLDDLGEFIFSRTRTAMLERIRALPQGSWSNELATDGYDQPVNLAATVSFGDDLVHVDFTGTDGQSRWGINVPLIYTKAYACYALKCVVAPDIPNNWASLELFTVASPPNILNAQRPAPVSLRHVLGHMVPDLVLGAVAKAMPGQILAEGAAALWNIHISARPVAGQDGRRAEMLMFNSGGMGARPTLDGLSATAFPSGVHTMPIEATEQTGPITVWRKELRPDSGGAGEYRGGLGQIIEIEAAPGHEFDFSAMFDRVGHAARGRDGGQDGAAGRVELDDGTQLKPKGWQHVPAGRKLILHLPGGGGLGDPARRSESARAEDISKGYVTEKSE